One window of the Streptomyces asoensis genome contains the following:
- a CDS encoding SDR family NAD(P)-dependent oxidoreductase — protein sequence MPSIDLTGKVAVVTGSGRGLGLAYAHALAARGASVVVNDVDEAVAEQAVKSLVEAGGTAVAEVVPVGTTEAADRLVNRAVEEFGRLDILVTNAGILRDKVLWKMTDDDFDAVIATHLKGTFTCARAAAVRMREQGEGGTLILVGSPAGQRGNFGQTNYAAAKAGIAAFARTWSMELGRAGITVNVIVPVAATAMTETIPAFAPYVEALKNGEPFPDFLRKGEGFGTPEDCAALVPFLASEAARGITGQAIGVGGDKVALWSHPQEIRAAYADGGWTPETLADVFPTSVGAELQTVGIPAPKFPEA from the coding sequence GTGCCCAGCATCGATCTCACCGGCAAGGTCGCCGTCGTCACCGGCAGCGGCCGGGGCCTCGGCCTCGCCTACGCCCATGCCCTGGCCGCCCGCGGCGCGTCCGTGGTCGTCAACGACGTCGACGAGGCCGTGGCCGAGCAGGCCGTGAAGTCCCTCGTCGAGGCCGGCGGCACGGCGGTCGCCGAGGTGGTCCCGGTCGGTACGACGGAGGCCGCCGACCGGCTGGTGAACCGTGCCGTGGAGGAGTTCGGCCGGCTCGACATCCTGGTCACCAACGCGGGCATCCTGCGCGACAAGGTGCTGTGGAAGATGACCGACGACGACTTCGACGCGGTGATCGCCACCCACCTCAAGGGCACCTTCACCTGCGCCCGAGCCGCCGCCGTACGGATGCGCGAGCAGGGCGAGGGCGGCACGCTGATCCTGGTCGGCTCCCCGGCCGGCCAGCGGGGCAACTTCGGCCAGACGAACTACGCGGCCGCCAAGGCCGGCATCGCCGCCTTCGCCCGCACCTGGTCCATGGAGCTGGGGCGCGCGGGCATCACCGTCAACGTGATCGTCCCGGTCGCCGCGACCGCGATGACCGAGACCATCCCCGCCTTCGCCCCCTACGTCGAGGCCCTGAAGAACGGCGAGCCGTTCCCGGACTTCCTGCGCAAGGGCGAGGGCTTCGGCACCCCCGAGGACTGCGCGGCCCTGGTGCCCTTCCTGGCCTCCGAGGCCGCCCGGGGCATCACCGGCCAGGCCATCGGCGTCGGCGGCGACAAGGTGGCACTCTGGTCGCATCCGCAGGAGATCCGCGCGGCCTACGCCGACGGCGGCTGGACGCCCGAGACCCTGGCCGACGTCTTCCCCACCTCGGTCGGTGCCGAGCTCCAGACGGTCGGCATCCCGGCCCCCAAGTTCCCGGAGGCGTGA
- a CDS encoding amidohydrolase family protein has product MNVDELVAIDVHTHAEVSSKGHSSLDDDLHDASSAYFKVEGKRKPTLEETARYYRERKMAAVIFTVDAESATGTAPVPNEEVAEAAAANADVLIPFASIDPFRGKAGVKQARRLVEEYGVKGFKFHPSIQGFFPNDRSVAYDLYEVIEETGTIALFHTGQTGIGAGVPGGGGIRLKYSNPLHVDDVAADFPHLKIILAHPSFPWQDEALAVATHKPGVHIDLSGWSPKYFPPQLVQYANTLLKDKVLFGSDFPVLTPDRWLADFDKLTIKDEVKPKILKENAARLLGLTTP; this is encoded by the coding sequence ATGAACGTCGACGAACTGGTCGCGATCGACGTCCACACCCACGCCGAGGTGTCCTCCAAGGGCCACTCCTCGCTGGACGACGACCTGCACGACGCCTCCTCCGCCTACTTCAAGGTCGAGGGCAAGCGGAAGCCCACCCTGGAGGAGACGGCCCGCTACTACCGGGAGCGGAAGATGGCCGCCGTGATCTTCACGGTGGACGCCGAGTCGGCGACCGGCACGGCGCCGGTCCCGAACGAGGAGGTCGCCGAGGCCGCCGCCGCCAACGCCGACGTTCTCATCCCGTTCGCCTCCATCGACCCCTTCCGGGGGAAAGCGGGCGTGAAGCAGGCCCGGCGCCTGGTCGAGGAGTACGGGGTGAAGGGCTTCAAGTTCCACCCCAGCATCCAGGGCTTCTTCCCCAACGACCGATCGGTGGCGTACGACCTGTACGAGGTGATCGAGGAGACGGGGACCATCGCCCTGTTCCACACCGGTCAGACGGGCATCGGCGCGGGAGTGCCGGGCGGCGGCGGGATCAGGCTCAAGTACTCCAACCCGCTGCACGTGGACGACGTGGCGGCCGACTTCCCGCACCTCAAGATCATCCTGGCGCATCCGTCGTTTCCCTGGCAGGACGAGGCTCTCGCCGTCGCCACGCACAAGCCGGGCGTGCACATCGACCTGTCCGGCTGGTCGCCGAAGTACTTCCCGCCGCAGCTCGTGCAGTACGCCAACACGCTGCTGAAGGACAAGGTCCTCTTCGGCTCCGACTTCCCCGTCCTCACCCCCGACCGCTGGCTCGCCGACTTCGACAAGCTGACGATCAAGGACGAGGTGAAGCCGAAGATCCTCAAGGAGAACGCCGCCCGTCTGCTCGGGCTGACCACACCGTAA